Proteins from a single region of Nocardiopsis dassonvillei subsp. dassonvillei DSM 43111:
- a CDS encoding glutaredoxin family protein, translating into MNEAAIRVYGADWCRDCRRTKKQLTELAVPFEYVDVEHDPAATERAREISGRTNIPVVVYPDGSHHVEPDDARVEAKLRELSLI; encoded by the coding sequence GTGAACGAGGCCGCGATCCGCGTCTACGGGGCCGACTGGTGCCGGGACTGCCGACGCACCAAGAAGCAGCTGACCGAGCTGGCGGTGCCCTTCGAGTACGTCGACGTCGAGCACGACCCGGCGGCCACGGAACGGGCCCGGGAGATCTCGGGGCGCACGAACATCCCTGTGGTCGTCTACCCGGACGGGTCCCACCACGTCGAACCGGACGACGCGCGGGTCGAGGCCAAGCTCCGCGAGCTGTCGCTGATCTGA
- a CDS encoding immunity protein YezG family protein: protein MVSKFFKRGHLDHAQQQKILKEAGTEILKEAPEGWERITYSRESVIDHSSSLSIIELASGESVRKWPPVTVGTLFDDLRAGMYKEGKGTWFSLEYVITRPGKFKVRYNYDEDPHILFPTAWGFTNDLKYFPRDEEHIPDWLREKLREEAEGRATG, encoded by the coding sequence TTGGTAAGCAAGTTCTTCAAAAGAGGGCACCTGGACCACGCCCAACAGCAGAAGATCCTCAAGGAGGCTGGAACAGAAATCCTCAAAGAAGCCCCCGAAGGTTGGGAAAGGATCACCTACTCCAGAGAATCAGTGATCGACCACTCAAGTAGCTTGTCCATCATCGAACTCGCAAGCGGAGAAAGTGTTCGAAAGTGGCCGCCTGTTACAGTGGGAACCCTGTTCGACGACCTCCGCGCCGGGATGTACAAGGAAGGCAAGGGAACCTGGTTCTCCCTTGAGTACGTCATCACCCGCCCAGGTAAGTTCAAGGTCCGCTACAACTACGACGAGGACCCCCATATCCTCTTCCCAACGGCCTGGGGCTTCACCAACGACCTGAAGTACTTCCCTCGCGACGAGGAACACATCCCCGACTGGCTCCGCGAGAAACTGCGCGAGGAAGCCGAGGGCAGAGCCACCGGGTAG
- a CDS encoding DNA/RNA non-specific endonuclease, whose translation MEFTSFSTESCAPAGDGGIVPGLVPIPNVDPDALEEAVGRLRAVGEAIEESGEGITSTWASLTGAYVAPEADTLLSVLDPVSSDGSAVATGVRDAASALETFAETARELKSRLTGLKAEAEAFRADVGWDREWLEDEDERERNNDLNNRVAAAVHEYQEAERACANAIGQHYGGTFFTGHSDKANHDQTSTGGDRTWQVYGTASAPVDQANPWGSAVDEPPGALENVFWGLGDIAVGAVVGLGVTTGLYRDGRFAYPFGTEHGQNLLTNWEEAKGSFWALAGSDGQGEWIAPESLDAQYHNAKEAWQAYGDAIVPVSEWEGRPEYTVVNGAGNVALMALPLGWGRVFLDGPDLGSGSGSGPDGNGSPDGGHSTHGVDGAGNGLRGTDTVGMATSAPTEGQPDPGNAIGGMHESLSGLESQSGGSSASEGTPPGSPTPEPSPEAPTGPSGNTPSPDGGGTAPNSGGTPAGSEAAAPRDADDPTAQDLRDGTSDSGADTSRDPWATSPVDDGSVPSVESQTTPISDASSDAHSEGDLLASRESDGAAATDAGNGLGDGGDDGSGPPLGDIGPDEGAPDSDGSGDEGSLLEEDEGSLLVPGVSPEPDASTPLQDRPLDSTSDDPAVKELIPQDGRLFGEGVTLEPNTRYTLLEADGQRSTEYITDGEGAIREIRAGSEGWSAKHPEFLNPRPDMTYVVDDRYTFRTDGLGRTVSAEGTLTRQENERNASRQDAVGDAGENYFQLLNEQIRQDFLATEGRAPEPGEVPQYDEIEYQGGHLIGSQFFGIGENLNMTPMRYDINQNRTLTAFHDRAAEDLGGIRDSFYNVERTWRGIFRQGTDWHGFTDPRFNDGSWESAYALNPGNPKIDVKITNEYDPNMPSVEGPRGTIYPPPRKIIVHWSLNGVAMRPLEYPNLPPLA comes from the coding sequence ATGGAATTCACCTCCTTCTCCACAGAGTCGTGCGCACCCGCCGGCGACGGCGGGATCGTCCCCGGCCTGGTCCCCATCCCCAACGTCGACCCCGACGCACTCGAAGAGGCCGTCGGCCGACTGCGCGCCGTCGGCGAGGCCATCGAGGAGTCGGGTGAGGGCATCACCTCCACCTGGGCCTCCCTCACCGGCGCCTACGTGGCGCCGGAGGCCGACACCCTGCTCAGCGTCCTGGACCCGGTCTCCTCCGACGGATCCGCCGTCGCGACCGGCGTCAGGGACGCCGCCAGCGCGCTGGAGACCTTCGCCGAGACCGCGCGCGAACTCAAGTCCCGCCTGACCGGCCTCAAGGCGGAGGCCGAGGCCTTCCGCGCCGACGTGGGCTGGGACAGGGAGTGGCTGGAGGACGAGGACGAGCGCGAGCGCAACAACGACCTGAACAACCGGGTCGCCGCGGCCGTCCACGAGTACCAGGAGGCCGAACGCGCCTGTGCCAACGCGATCGGCCAGCACTACGGCGGCACCTTCTTCACCGGCCACAGCGACAAGGCCAACCACGACCAGACCTCCACCGGCGGTGACCGCACCTGGCAGGTGTACGGGACGGCCTCGGCCCCCGTGGACCAGGCCAACCCGTGGGGTTCCGCGGTGGACGAGCCACCCGGCGCATTGGAGAACGTCTTCTGGGGCCTGGGCGACATCGCCGTCGGTGCGGTGGTCGGCCTGGGGGTCACCACCGGGCTGTACCGGGACGGCCGTTTCGCCTATCCCTTCGGTACCGAGCACGGCCAGAACCTCCTCACCAACTGGGAGGAGGCCAAGGGCAGCTTCTGGGCGCTGGCAGGCTCGGACGGACAGGGCGAGTGGATCGCGCCGGAGAGCCTGGACGCGCAGTACCACAACGCGAAGGAGGCGTGGCAGGCGTACGGCGACGCCATCGTTCCGGTGAGCGAGTGGGAGGGCAGGCCGGAGTACACCGTCGTCAACGGAGCGGGAAACGTCGCGCTCATGGCCCTTCCCCTGGGTTGGGGCAGGGTCTTTCTGGACGGCCCCGACCTGGGGTCCGGGTCGGGATCGGGGCCTGACGGTAACGGCTCTCCTGACGGCGGTCACAGCACCCACGGGGTGGACGGCGCCGGTAACGGGCTCCGCGGCACCGACACCGTGGGCATGGCCACCAGCGCTCCCACCGAAGGCCAGCCCGACCCGGGCAACGCGATCGGCGGGATGCACGAGTCCCTGTCCGGTCTGGAGAGCCAGTCCGGCGGATCTTCGGCCTCTGAAGGGACACCTCCAGGTTCCCCCACTCCGGAACCGTCCCCGGAGGCCCCCACCGGACCCAGCGGGAACACTCCCTCACCGGATGGGGGCGGGACGGCTCCGAACAGCGGGGGCACCCCGGCGGGGAGCGAGGCCGCTGCACCGCGAGACGCCGACGACCCGACCGCCCAGGACCTGCGCGACGGTACCTCGGACAGCGGCGCCGACACCTCCCGTGATCCCTGGGCGACCTCCCCGGTCGACGACGGCTCCGTACCAAGCGTTGAGAGCCAGACCACCCCGATCAGCGACGCCTCCTCCGACGCCCATTCGGAGGGGGACCTCCTCGCTTCCCGGGAAAGCGACGGGGCCGCAGCCACCGATGCCGGAAACGGGCTTGGAGACGGAGGCGACGACGGTTCCGGACCGCCGCTCGGCGATATCGGCCCCGACGAAGGCGCGCCGGACTCGGATGGCTCGGGAGACGAGGGCTCCCTCCTCGAGGAGGACGAAGGCAGCCTTCTCGTGCCGGGTGTCTCCCCGGAACCCGATGCCAGCACTCCGCTACAGGATCGGCCCCTCGACTCGACGAGCGACGATCCCGCCGTCAAGGAGCTCATTCCCCAGGACGGGAGACTCTTCGGCGAAGGCGTCACGCTCGAACCGAACACCCGTTACACACTGCTGGAAGCCGACGGCCAGCGCTCCACCGAGTACATTACCGACGGTGAGGGCGCGATCAGGGAGATCCGGGCGGGCTCCGAAGGGTGGAGCGCCAAGCATCCCGAGTTCCTGAATCCGCGGCCGGACATGACCTACGTGGTCGATGACAGGTACACGTTCCGTACCGACGGGCTCGGCAGGACCGTCTCGGCCGAAGGAACCCTGACCCGACAGGAGAACGAGCGGAACGCATCCAGACAGGACGCCGTCGGCGACGCCGGGGAAAACTACTTCCAGCTCTTGAACGAACAAATCCGACAGGATTTCCTGGCCACGGAAGGGCGCGCACCAGAGCCGGGCGAGGTACCACAGTACGATGAAATCGAATACCAAGGGGGTCATCTCATCGGTTCCCAGTTCTTCGGGATCGGTGAGAACCTCAACATGACCCCCATGAGGTACGACATCAATCAGAACCGGACCTTGACTGCGTTCCACGACCGTGCCGCAGAGGACCTCGGGGGCATCAGGGATTCCTTCTACAACGTAGAACGCACCTGGCGCGGAATCTTCAGACAAGGAACCGACTGGCACGGATTCACCGACCCCAGATTCAACGACGGATCCTGGGAATCCGCGTACGCCCTCAACCCTGGCAATCCGAAGATCGACGTCAAGATCACGAACGAGTACGACCCCAACATGCCATCGGTGGAGGGGCCAAGGGGAACGATATACCCACCCCCAAGGAAAATCATCGTACACTGGAGCCTAAACGGGGTAGCCATGCGGCCTCTTGAATACCCCAATCTTCCGCCGCTCGCCTGA
- a CDS encoding BCCT family transporter, with translation MLIRLHDALRLRTSPPVFFGAAAVVIVFVLVTIIFTEPLDAAVTVASDWLYANLGWFYILGLTLFLVFLVYVAASRFGRVKLGPDDEEPEHSGPAWFAMLFAAGIGSILMFWGVAEPISHFGDPPRGPSLGVEPETAAAAADAMNFTLYHFTLHTWAIFTLPALCFAYFIHKRNLPPRVSSIFQPILGEGIHGPIGKFIDIVAIVGTVFGVAVSLGLGALQINSGVNRVLGIPENAVWQLVIIGVVGGAAMISVALGLDRGIKRLSNINIWMAVGLLVFILLTGSTLFVLQGTIEALGRYIVNLPELALWNDTFADTGWQSNWTVFYWAWTISWSPFVGIFIARISKGRTIRQFITGVLLIPSGFSVLWFGIFGFSAFDIELNGEGGLVESVVEQQDIPGALFTFLEHYPATPFTSVLAIILVVVFFITSVDSAALVTDTMANGHEDFNPLGQRIFWAVAIAVVTATLLVFSGTGGLGALEKIVVLVGLPFFVMGYFQMYAVYRALREDAGELPAMRTRRWKKVLPPEEYERRQDEDEHDVSEVVVQPEAIDERPVMRDPYVDRGRAAGAPGTLSARTGSTRRPGQQLNRPDRPPQAGGQDRKDSD, from the coding sequence GTGCTGATCCGTCTACACGACGCCCTGCGGCTGCGTACCTCGCCGCCGGTATTCTTCGGCGCGGCCGCGGTGGTCATCGTGTTCGTGCTTGTCACCATCATCTTCACCGAGCCGCTGGATGCAGCCGTCACCGTCGCCTCGGACTGGCTGTACGCCAACCTGGGCTGGTTCTACATTCTCGGCCTCACCTTGTTTCTGGTTTTTCTGGTTTATGTTGCCGCCAGCCGATTCGGGCGGGTGAAGCTGGGCCCCGACGACGAAGAGCCCGAGCACTCCGGTCCGGCTTGGTTCGCCATGCTCTTCGCCGCTGGCATCGGTAGCATCCTGATGTTCTGGGGCGTGGCCGAACCCATCAGTCATTTCGGTGATCCGCCGCGGGGTCCATCCCTGGGCGTGGAGCCGGAGACAGCAGCTGCTGCCGCGGACGCGATGAACTTCACGCTCTATCATTTCACCCTGCACACCTGGGCGATCTTCACCCTCCCAGCGCTGTGCTTCGCCTACTTCATCCACAAGCGGAACCTGCCTCCGCGTGTCAGCTCAATCTTCCAGCCGATTCTCGGTGAGGGGATCCACGGGCCGATCGGTAAGTTCATCGACATCGTCGCCATCGTCGGCACGGTCTTTGGCGTCGCGGTCTCTCTCGGACTGGGTGCTCTGCAGATCAACAGCGGAGTCAACCGTGTGCTCGGCATCCCGGAGAACGCCGTGTGGCAACTGGTCATCATCGGCGTCGTCGGCGGGGCCGCGATGATCTCCGTCGCGTTGGGCCTGGACCGCGGCATCAAACGCCTGTCCAATATAAACATTTGGATGGCCGTGGGTCTGCTGGTGTTCATCCTGCTGACGGGTTCCACTCTCTTCGTGCTCCAGGGCACCATCGAAGCGCTGGGCCGTTACATAGTGAATCTGCCGGAACTGGCCTTGTGGAACGACACCTTCGCCGACACCGGTTGGCAGTCCAACTGGACAGTGTTCTATTGGGCCTGGACGATCAGCTGGTCACCGTTCGTGGGCATCTTCATCGCCCGGATCTCCAAAGGCCGCACCATCCGTCAGTTCATCACCGGAGTACTCCTCATTCCGTCCGGTTTCTCGGTGCTGTGGTTCGGCATCTTCGGGTTCTCCGCTTTCGACATCGAGCTCAACGGTGAGGGCGGCCTGGTCGAAAGTGTCGTGGAGCAGCAGGACATCCCCGGGGCGCTGTTCACGTTCTTGGAGCACTACCCCGCCACCCCCTTCACCTCGGTGCTCGCCATCATCCTGGTGGTGGTCTTCTTCATCACCTCGGTGGATTCCGCGGCGCTGGTGACCGACACGATGGCCAACGGCCATGAGGACTTCAACCCGTTGGGGCAGCGCATCTTCTGGGCCGTCGCCATCGCCGTGGTAACCGCCACTCTGCTGGTGTTCTCCGGAACCGGCGGTTTGGGAGCGCTCGAGAAGATCGTCGTCCTCGTCGGCCTGCCGTTCTTCGTGATGGGATACTTCCAGATGTACGCGGTGTATCGAGCTCTTCGGGAAGACGCCGGAGAGCTGCCGGCGATGCGGACACGCAGGTGGAAGAAGGTCCTGCCCCCGGAAGAGTACGAACGCCGCCAGGACGAGGATGAACACGACGTCTCAGAAGTCGTCGTTCAGCCCGAAGCCATCGACGAACGGCCCGTGATGCGTGACCCCTACGTCGACCGGGGCCGGGCGGCCGGAGCCCCCGGCACACTCTCGGCACGGACCGGTTCGACAAGGCGCCCCGGCCAGCAGCTGAACCGACCGGATCGGCCACCGCAGGCCGGAGGCCAGGACCGGAAGGACTCTGATTGA
- a CDS encoding PucR family transcriptional regulator — protein sequence MHKTAPSDVIPRAAQACLEELETVAWTYVRRVRELTGYAETVIDDAELYGTARATLELLLELLRGRDRHGELRAHSIEVGRSRARRGIPLESLLRAVRMDFRFLWEAMRAHVAEADFRDFSEEVISIWEAVEVHTTHVQTGYTDEIARMRAELELEHAFLLRHLLSGSGGDPRLNEQAARALGLRPDGVHLVLVANGNHARDFRGWVGQTFPRAVLLRLDGVEFAIVPAGDAAGAARETLLGKPVGISPSAHGIGEIAPMWRLARELAEWARPGAAATVEGHWTRLAGARLGPAAGAFARDVREALGGFTEREVDLQVETVEAYYRTGSVTEVAQAMFCHRNTVINRLRRFAEATGLDVTRPVDASAAHLALTVLR from the coding sequence ATGCACAAAACAGCGCCGTCGGACGTCATCCCCCGAGCCGCACAGGCGTGCCTGGAGGAGCTGGAGACCGTCGCCTGGACCTACGTGCGCAGGGTCCGCGAGCTGACCGGGTACGCCGAGACCGTCATCGACGACGCCGAGCTGTACGGCACGGCCCGGGCCACGCTCGAACTCCTCCTGGAACTCCTGCGGGGACGGGACCGCCACGGCGAGCTGCGCGCCCACTCGATCGAGGTCGGACGCTCCCGCGCCCGCCGCGGCATCCCCCTGGAGTCGCTGCTGCGGGCCGTGCGCATGGACTTCCGCTTCCTCTGGGAGGCGATGCGCGCCCACGTCGCCGAGGCCGACTTCCGCGACTTCTCCGAGGAGGTCATCTCCATCTGGGAGGCGGTGGAGGTGCACACCACCCACGTGCAGACCGGCTACACCGACGAGATCGCCCGGATGCGCGCGGAACTGGAGCTGGAGCACGCCTTCCTCCTGCGGCACCTGCTGAGCGGTTCCGGCGGGGACCCGCGCCTGAACGAGCAGGCGGCGCGGGCGCTGGGCCTGCGCCCCGACGGCGTCCACCTCGTCCTGGTGGCCAACGGCAACCACGCCCGCGACTTCCGGGGCTGGGTCGGCCAGACGTTTCCCCGGGCCGTCCTGCTCCGCCTGGACGGGGTGGAGTTCGCCATCGTCCCCGCGGGGGACGCCGCGGGGGCCGCCCGGGAGACGCTGCTGGGCAAACCCGTCGGGATCTCCCCGAGCGCCCACGGCATCGGGGAGATAGCCCCCATGTGGCGGCTCGCCCGCGAGCTGGCGGAGTGGGCGCGGCCCGGCGCGGCGGCCACGGTCGAGGGCCACTGGACCCGGCTGGCGGGCGCGCGCCTGGGCCCGGCCGCCGGGGCCTTCGCCCGCGACGTGCGGGAGGCGCTCGGCGGGTTCACCGAACGCGAGGTCGATCTGCAGGTCGAGACGGTCGAGGCCTACTACCGGACCGGTTCGGTGACCGAGGTCGCGCAGGCGATGTTCTGCCACCGCAACACGGTGATCAACCGCCTGCGCCGCTTCGCCGAGGCCACCGGGCTCGACGTCACCAGGCCGGTCGACGCGTCCGCGGCCCATCTCGCCCTGACCGTCCTGCGCTAG
- a CDS encoding ArgE/DapE family deacylase, with product MNLTPDVVARIEAAVDDAFDAQLDFTRELVRHPSLRTRESSAQDLMHEAMERRGLAVDRWELDPEEISAHPGAGKITVSYEGVENVVGTYTPAQGGGRSLILNGHIDVVPEGPLGEWSRSPWDAPVIDGWLHGRGSGDMKAGLAANLFAYDAVRAAGFAPAGRIHFQSVAEEECTGNGALATVQRGYTADAVLIPEPEEDMLVRANVGVIWFTVRVAGHPTHPREMASGFNAIDAAHHVMGRLRVLEQRWNDERGSHPHFEDLDHPINFNLGGISGGDWPSSVPAWCELQVRAAIYPGVSADDAWEQIQGVLRETTTDDAGNPIEAVGERTGFYAEGYVLPEGTEAENVLRQAHRTVFKDELRTFTTPGYLDGRVYALYQGIPALVYGPVSEAIHGYDERVDVESVRRITKSIALFIAQWCGLEEAA from the coding sequence ATGAACCTCACACCCGACGTCGTCGCACGCATCGAGGCGGCGGTCGACGACGCCTTCGACGCCCAGCTGGACTTCACCCGGGAACTCGTGCGCCATCCCTCCCTGCGCACCCGGGAGTCCTCGGCGCAGGACCTGATGCACGAGGCCATGGAGCGGCGGGGGCTGGCCGTGGACCGGTGGGAACTCGACCCGGAGGAGATCTCCGCCCACCCCGGCGCGGGGAAGATCACGGTCTCCTACGAGGGCGTGGAGAACGTGGTGGGCACCTACACCCCGGCTCAGGGCGGGGGCCGCTCGCTGATCCTCAACGGCCACATCGACGTGGTCCCCGAGGGCCCCCTCGGGGAGTGGTCCCGCTCCCCGTGGGACGCCCCCGTCATCGACGGCTGGCTGCACGGCCGGGGCAGCGGCGACATGAAGGCGGGGCTGGCGGCCAACCTGTTCGCTTACGACGCCGTGCGCGCGGCCGGGTTCGCCCCCGCCGGGCGCATCCACTTCCAGTCCGTGGCGGAGGAGGAGTGCACCGGCAACGGCGCGCTGGCGACGGTCCAGCGCGGGTACACCGCCGACGCCGTCCTGATCCCCGAGCCCGAGGAGGACATGCTGGTCCGCGCCAACGTCGGCGTCATCTGGTTCACCGTGCGGGTCGCGGGGCACCCCACGCACCCCAGGGAGATGGCGTCGGGGTTCAACGCGATCGACGCGGCGCACCACGTGATGGGGCGGCTGCGCGTCCTCGAACAGCGCTGGAACGACGAGAGGGGCAGCCACCCCCACTTCGAGGACCTGGACCACCCCATCAACTTCAACCTCGGCGGCATCAGCGGCGGCGACTGGCCGTCGAGCGTCCCCGCCTGGTGCGAGCTCCAGGTCCGGGCGGCGATCTACCCGGGGGTGAGCGCCGACGACGCCTGGGAGCAGATCCAGGGGGTGCTGCGGGAGACCACCACCGACGACGCGGGCAACCCCATCGAGGCCGTGGGCGAGCGGACCGGCTTCTACGCCGAGGGCTACGTCCTGCCCGAGGGCACGGAGGCCGAGAACGTGCTGCGCCAGGCCCACCGGACCGTCTTCAAGGACGAACTGCGGACCTTCACCACCCCCGGCTACCTCGACGGCCGCGTGTACGCCCTGTACCAGGGGATCCCCGCGCTGGTCTACGGGCCGGTCTCGGAGGCCATCCACGGGTACGACGAGCGCGTGGACGTGGAGTCCGTGCGGCGGATCACCAAGTCCATCGCCCTGTTCATCGCGCAGTGGTGCGGACTGGAGGAGGCCGCCTGA
- a CDS encoding MFS transporter has protein sequence MPQPDPAPAGARAPKVNAADARRIAFAAFVGTALEWYDYFLFGTAAALVFNRLFFTELDPGAGLMAALATFGVGFAARPIGSLIFGTIGDRYGRRPALLMTIVMIGCATGLIGVIPDYMAIGIAAPILLAVLRLLQGLAVGGEWGGAITIAIEHAPERQRARYAALVQIGSPVGTLISSAAFAAVLTLPAADFDAWGWRLPFLAAFPLLGIALYIRFKVEESPVFQELVQMEDRAKVPALALFREAGGRLLVAVAAALLGVGGFYVMTTFVVSYASTVLEVDRQAVVNATLVAAVFQIATTLVAGRAAERFGPGRMTVIGALATAAAAFPLFRLIDTADPWAITAAVTIGICLITLAYAVTGTLLADLFPPRLRYSGVSLGYNLAGTLSGFLPLIATALLAVDDGASWPAVLVLIGICAVTAVGGLAGERIRAADTRAAADTRAAA, from the coding sequence ATGCCACAGCCCGACCCGGCCCCGGCCGGCGCGAGAGCGCCGAAGGTCAACGCGGCCGACGCCAGGCGCATCGCCTTCGCGGCCTTCGTCGGAACAGCCCTGGAGTGGTACGACTACTTCCTGTTCGGCACGGCCGCCGCTCTGGTCTTCAACCGCCTGTTCTTCACCGAACTCGACCCGGGCGCGGGCCTCATGGCGGCGCTGGCGACCTTCGGCGTGGGCTTCGCCGCCAGGCCCATCGGATCCCTGATCTTCGGCACCATCGGGGACCGCTACGGACGGCGCCCCGCACTGCTGATGACCATCGTCATGATCGGCTGCGCGACCGGGCTCATCGGCGTGATCCCCGACTACATGGCCATCGGGATCGCCGCGCCGATCCTGCTCGCGGTCCTGCGGCTCCTCCAGGGCCTGGCCGTGGGCGGCGAATGGGGCGGCGCCATCACCATCGCCATCGAGCACGCCCCCGAGCGCCAGCGCGCCCGCTACGCCGCCCTGGTCCAGATCGGCTCCCCGGTCGGCACGCTCATCTCCTCGGCCGCCTTCGCCGCGGTGCTGACGCTGCCCGCGGCCGACTTCGACGCCTGGGGGTGGCGCCTGCCGTTCCTGGCCGCGTTCCCGCTGCTGGGCATCGCCCTCTACATCCGCTTCAAGGTGGAGGAGTCCCCCGTCTTCCAGGAGCTGGTGCAGATGGAGGACCGCGCCAAGGTGCCCGCCCTGGCGCTGTTCCGCGAGGCCGGGGGCCGCCTGCTCGTGGCGGTGGCCGCGGCGCTGCTGGGGGTCGGCGGCTTCTACGTGATGACGACCTTCGTGGTCTCCTACGCCTCCACGGTGCTGGAGGTCGACCGCCAGGCGGTCGTGAACGCCACGCTCGTCGCCGCCGTCTTCCAGATCGCCACGACCCTGGTCGCCGGGCGCGCGGCCGAGCGCTTCGGCCCCGGCCGGATGACGGTGATCGGCGCCCTGGCCACCGCCGCGGCCGCGTTCCCCCTGTTCCGGCTCATCGACACCGCCGACCCGTGGGCGATCACCGCCGCGGTGACCATCGGGATCTGCCTCATCACCCTGGCCTACGCCGTCACCGGCACCCTGCTGGCCGACCTCTTCCCGCCCCGGCTGCGCTACAGCGGGGTGTCCCTGGGCTACAACCTCGCCGGAACCCTCAGCGGGTTCCTCCCGCTCATCGCCACCGCGCTCCTGGCCGTGGACGACGGCGCGTCCTGGCCCGCGGTGCTGGTCCTCATCGGCATCTGCGCCGTCACCGCGGTCGGCGGCCTGGCCGGTGAGCGGATCAGGGCCGCGGACACCCGCGCCGCCGCCGACACCCGGGCCGCGGCGTGA
- a CDS encoding NUDIX domain-containing protein, with translation MVKQRFDNHGGPAAPSLSAHVLLLDGGRVLMVRRAPGNAYAPGMWHASVAGKVDAGEDVVAAAVRECEEELGVRVRPSELEFAHVVHSHEDAGWVHFFFVCGSWDGAVTNREPRKHAELAWFPAHQLPRDTVGYCAQAVAHFLLGDPFSQHRTPTPFPARHPDRAGRTVGHTGVVTTPGEDE, from the coding sequence ATGGTCAAACAGAGGTTCGACAACCACGGCGGTCCGGCCGCGCCGTCGTTGAGCGCGCACGTACTCCTCCTCGACGGCGGCAGGGTGCTGATGGTGCGTCGTGCCCCCGGCAACGCCTACGCCCCGGGGATGTGGCACGCCAGCGTGGCCGGGAAGGTCGACGCGGGGGAGGACGTCGTCGCCGCGGCGGTGCGTGAGTGCGAGGAGGAGCTCGGCGTTCGGGTCCGCCCCTCGGAGCTGGAGTTCGCGCACGTGGTCCACAGCCACGAGGACGCCGGCTGGGTGCACTTCTTCTTCGTGTGCGGGAGCTGGGACGGCGCCGTCACCAACCGCGAACCCCGCAAGCACGCCGAACTCGCGTGGTTCCCCGCCCACCAGCTCCCCCGGGACACGGTCGGCTACTGCGCACAGGCCGTCGCGCACTTCCTGCTCGGCGACCCCTTCTCCCAGCACCGGACCCCCACGCCCTTCCCCGCCCGGCACCCGGACCGGGCGGGCAGGACCGTCGGGCACACTGGCGTGGTGACCACCCCAGGGGAGGACGAGTGA
- a CDS encoding DUF6507 family protein, which yields MSAWNIQVSEVNGVLRNVSGLIGDEEGTTGLSGEYTDLGTRLEEVNSAASSIPISIALGEFGTHFLGVVGEMITLSASATGGAGEATMHYANGNLEMAENAQANAGTVPGPPAIQPH from the coding sequence ATGTCCGCGTGGAACATCCAGGTGTCCGAGGTCAACGGAGTCCTGCGCAACGTCTCCGGTCTCATCGGTGACGAGGAGGGCACCACCGGGCTGTCCGGTGAGTACACCGACCTCGGCACGCGCCTGGAGGAGGTGAACTCCGCGGCTTCGAGTATCCCCATCAGCATCGCGCTCGGGGAGTTCGGCACGCACTTCCTCGGCGTCGTCGGAGAGATGATCACCCTGAGCGCGAGCGCCACCGGGGGCGCGGGCGAGGCCACGATGCACTACGCGAACGGCAACCTGGAGATGGCCGAGAATGCCCAGGCCAACGCCGGAACGGTGCCCGGCCCTCCCGCGATCCAGCCGCACTGA